Within Limanda limanda chromosome 17, fLimLim1.1, whole genome shotgun sequence, the genomic segment cagcaacagcagctcaGTGACGGAGCTTCTGTATCTTCCTCAGGTTTCTAAACATGTGAAATGCCCTTTTGCTTCAACTGCAGGCAAACTGGGGCTAAAAATGACACTTTCGACCTTAGAAGCAATGGCGAACACAAAGTGATCAGCGTGGTGgcataattaaaataaatggttgtttttattcatcttaACTTTCAGTGAACTAaaaaccaaagaagaagaagaaaaagaattAAACCAAGTTGGTTTCATATATCTACAACAGAAGCAAAACCATTTCACATCCATGACTGTTCTCAAATCAGTTttctaaaaggaaaaaaacaacaaaaaaaacatgtctcatGGATTCACCTGCACATATTTCCCCCGGTGCAACCAGTGTATTGTATGTGCCGTTTCTGTTTGACCCCTCCCACCCCACGTGCCCACCCATGTGCCCTCCCTGCCCAACCCCatcacatagacacacacagacctcggAAAAACAGGATGTACAAAAGCTTTTGTTTAGCATTAAACAGTGCAGGGCCTTAACATAAACAGCCAAGGCTCCTTTCTCTTGCCCCTTCCTCTCCCCCTGCACCCAGGTTTGAATTTACATCATAGATAGGCTCCAACCAACCTCTACaaaatgacaggaaacaacAGAGGGTAGCCTagtgaaggaagaaaaaaaaattataataacgCATATACAGAATATAGAAATTACTTCTGTATCAGTCGCACTTTTTATACACATTTGCACACAAGGAATTACACGCAGACAGCCAAACAAACTGTTAAAAATAGTTTTAGAGAGAAGAAATATGATTGAACCCTGGACACTTGTTTGCTTTTGTTGCTGTTTGGTGACAAGGGAGAAACAAGTTTGGGAGgtagagggggaaaaaagaacacTGGGCCGACAGGGGGGTGGCAGGTTGTTGGAGGTGAACCCAGTGGGTGTTATTTCTTGGCCTTGGCGGCCTTGGCTGAATTTCGCGGCGGAGTGACTGGTCTCCCAGATCCCATTCCTCCCCCTCCGCCATAAGGATACAATTTCTTATCTGCTGGTTTCAGAATCTGTGAGAGAGACAAGAGCAACAATTAGGTTTACATTAATTAACTTTTAGTAGAGATACACCAGTATTTCAGTATTTATGTCGTACAATAAATGTAAACAAGATAAAGTAAAACAGATAGTgtgaaaaagggaaacatttCCAGCAAATTAGGTTCATTACACAATGAGAAGTATTAGCACACGCTCCATTTGAAGATAAGATAACCCTTTTAATTTCCCCAAGGAGATTTGTTTCCTCCGCCTGTTCACAAtccacacagaaacagagatatgTTCACACAACAATACAGTCATCTcctaacccacacacacacctggaaggAGCACATGAGCGTCTCATCCACACTCATCATGGCACCAGCGTTGTCAAACTCTCCACAGTAGTTGGGAGCCGAGAATAAGGTGACGAGCTGCCTCTTCGCGAAAAACTCATAACCATCTTCCACGACCTTAGGAtggagatgaaaaagtcaatacTGCACACAGTGTAATGAATAAGAAGCAAGACAAAATACAACATGCCAGACGGTCACTTGGATTGTAAGTACCATTGTTGTCCAGGTGGTTTTGAGGTTTAATCATAAGATTTTAATGCAAATTTTTTGTGTTAATTACATACGCCAAAGAGTTTATGTTTTCGTTTGCATTTATTAGCGGGATTAAGCAAAGTTATTGGAGGAAGATGAACCCACTATATTTTGTTGTGGCTCTGAATCAGAGGGCAGATCCTGGACTTCCCCCCTTTtctaacattgtgagacaggacgtttaaatcttttgttgatttctcagagaagaattcttggatcttgatgaaaactaTCAGGAATGTTAAGGGGACTTTATGAGTTTGCACATGTTGGTGaatttaaattcagtttcataTAGGAACTGTGGGCCATGGGGTATGCAGTCTGAGGGACATTCTAGTTAAACTGTGTGTTTATTAAAGATGTTGGACTGGACTGAATTATTATCAATAATCACCTTCTAACATTCCCCCCCGGCTTCATGTTTATAAATGAGGAAATTGCACAATATAAGAAACATCTCTCAACATACAGCTGTATGAATAACCCTGACAATGTAAATGGAAAAACTGTTATTGTTATCTATCATTAGTGTATCTTTATTCCTTACTAAGGCTTTAATCTCTACAGAGTAAATCATAAACATTACCTGATGTGCCCTGCATATTAGGTCCATGTCGTGTTTGTGCAAAAATTTGGCCACCACATCTGCCCCAAACGTGAAGGAGACGCCGCGGTCGTTTTCCCCCCAGCCGAGCACATCCTTGTCTGGGTCGGCCCACAGCAGGTCACACAGAAGACCCTGGTCAGGCACGTCTGTGGGTCGCATTACTCTTCGGATCTGCTCCATCGACTGGAGGTCAGGAGAGAGACCTGAAACGAGGACATGCACGGAACACACTCTTAGTCTGGTTCTCATTAGCTAATGGGGGCTTCACTGCATCTTCTGTTAAGACCCACCTCCATGACAGCAGAAGATTTTCTCATCTACAATGGCAGCCACAGGTAAACAGTTGAAGCAATCTGTGAAGGTCTTCCACAGCTTAATGTTATACCGTCGCTTACCTTTTaacaaaacaggagaaaaaaagaatttaGTAATGTTTAACAGTTCAGATTTGAATTGTATGCTTTATTCTATCAACAGGCTCTGTGCACTTACACTCATCGTAGAAGCCGTAGATTCGATTAATAGAGGCGCATTCATGATTGCCGCGCAGCAGGAAAAAGTTCTCTGGATATTTAATCTTGTACGCTAGAAGCAGGCATATAGTCTCCAGTGACTGCTTCCCTCTGTCTACGTAGTCACCCAGGAACAAGTAGTTGCTTTCTGGGGGGAAGCCTCCATATTCAAAGAGTCGGAGCAGATCATAGTATTGACCGTGGACAtcacctgcagggggcagcagagaaGAGTCATTAAAACGCTGTACTTCGCTGATGGGTGTAGTTGGTTTCACATGCAGAGTCGACACTTACCAAGTGATACAAGTAGTCATAACAGACGATGAAACCAGGCAGATCGTGAATAAAACCTCACATGATGACCATCCTACCCGCCTCATAAACTTGGTATTTCAGACTTAAAGCTTCACAGAAACTAACTGAGCATTACTCACCACAGATTTTGAGGGGAGCCTCTAGTTCAAGCAGGATTGGCTGACTCAGGAAGATTTCACGGGATTTGAGGCAAAGGCCACGGATCTCGGTTTCTGACAGCTGGACATTCTTTCCTGGCCGAGAGCCCTtgactgaaaagaaaaggagacagGTGTTTTATTGgagacacaataacacaacaaagacacagCGGTGGTCAGAGCTTTAAGAAAGACTCCTATAAAGAATAGCAATGAAATCTGAAGCTGGGACTTTGAACCCTCCACCGGACTGGAAAGCTAACACCTCCCACCAGCCAAATGCTAGTGAATTCTGTGAGCCGTCGACTTCCAACAGCCACTTGAGCAGGTAACCATATCATTTAGAGGTATAACTCTATAGTCTGTAATTTTGGAAACCATACACCATCACAAGAGATTCACCTTTTACTGTTcatcaaaccacaacacaacaagatGCGCTTGTGTCGTATGCGAACAgattcaacataaaaaaaaaaacatgaccagTGGAAACTAGTCTGATGAAAGCTGCAAAAGGTTTTGCTAAAGTGGCAGTTCAATTTGAAGCTGGGTGGAAGATGTAAAACCCACTTCCTCCTTCTGGCAAATGTAGCTGCAGCAACGACAATGCACACACATAATTAGGGCGCTCGTGATATAGCCTGCTGAGCAACACAGAAATAACAAACCACGGGCTGTTATAACACTTTCTGTTGCTGTCACCCAGAGACGTCCACTGATACAATCTGCAGAACTGAGCAGGTCTATCaggtctctctctgtttacacttggaacacacacacacatacactgaatAGAGTCAAACAAATGATCAGGTCTGGAACATAAGTTAATTTCCTGACAGAAATCTTCTCTTAAAAGGTAGAAATACAATGGGccgctgtggctcaggggtcaTGGCGGACGTCCTCTAAATCATAGatcaaagtgctgcacatagatgcagtgtatgaaggtgtgtgtgaatgtaaaactgtgctTGATGTAACTGTTCTAATGTCTAGTAAATGATACAGACCATTTGCCATATCAATCAATCGTCAATATATGAAGCCGGTCAAAATTCAGATCAAATATTTGCCCTTTGTGTCTGactgtggtgttgtgtgtgaagtgtgcaCTGTGGCCTTGTGCACGACTGATCCTGATGGAGT encodes:
- the ppp1caa gene encoding protein phosphatase 1, catalytic subunit, alpha isozyme a, with the protein product MAEPDKLNIDSIIQRLLEVKGSRPGKNVQLSETEIRGLCLKSREIFLSQPILLELEAPLKICGDVHGQYYDLLRLFEYGGFPPESNYLFLGDYVDRGKQSLETICLLLAYKIKYPENFFLLRGNHECASINRIYGFYDECKRRYNIKLWKTFTDCFNCLPVAAIVDEKIFCCHGGLSPDLQSMEQIRRVMRPTDVPDQGLLCDLLWADPDKDVLGWGENDRGVSFTFGADVVAKFLHKHDMDLICRAHQVVEDGYEFFAKRQLVTLFSAPNYCGEFDNAGAMMSVDETLMCSFQILKPADKKLYPYGGGGGMGSGRPVTPPRNSAKAAKAKK